In Salinibacterium sp. ZJ70, one DNA window encodes the following:
- a CDS encoding NCS2 family permease codes for MTSQTTTSQPRSGLDKFFHISERGSTIGTEVRGGLVTFVTMAYIVILNPLILSTADVDGNVLSGPAVAASTALTAGIMTILFGVITRLPFAFAAGLGLNAFLAFSVVGQVSWGEAMALTIINGLIIVLLAATGLRKMIFDAVPVQLKLAITVGIGLFISFIGFVNAGFVTTGGGTPVELGIAGSVATIDTLLFVVTLLLGGILIALKVKGAILIALVAGTVVAAIVNIFTPVADFGLAAGIFALPDLSLVGAVDFGFDLGKVGFVALLMFVFTLVFTNFFDAMGTMTGLAKEAELADEKGDFPRIKSALIVEGVGAVVGGATSSSSATVFVESGSGIGEGARTGLANVVTGVLFLLAMFVTPVTGLVPGFIAAAALVLVGAMMLAQIKNIDFSDFNVLLPVFLTATVMPMTYSIANGIGAGFVSWVVVNALSGKAKTVHPLLWVVAAGFVLYFARGPIEALIA; via the coding sequence GTGACCTCTCAGACCACGACGAGCCAACCGCGAAGCGGACTCGACAAGTTCTTCCACATCAGCGAGCGCGGCTCGACCATCGGCACCGAGGTGCGCGGCGGTCTCGTCACCTTCGTGACGATGGCGTACATCGTCATCCTGAACCCGCTCATCCTCAGCACCGCCGACGTCGACGGCAATGTGCTCTCGGGCCCCGCCGTCGCCGCGAGCACCGCCCTCACGGCCGGGATCATGACGATCCTGTTCGGCGTCATCACGCGGCTCCCCTTCGCATTCGCGGCGGGCCTCGGCCTCAACGCGTTCCTCGCGTTCTCGGTCGTCGGCCAGGTCAGCTGGGGCGAGGCGATGGCCCTCACGATCATCAACGGCCTTATCATCGTGCTGCTCGCCGCCACCGGCCTGCGCAAGATGATCTTCGACGCGGTGCCCGTGCAGCTGAAGCTCGCGATCACTGTCGGCATCGGCCTCTTCATCTCGTTCATCGGCTTCGTGAACGCGGGCTTCGTGACCACCGGCGGCGGCACGCCCGTCGAGCTCGGCATCGCCGGCTCGGTCGCGACGATCGACACCCTGCTCTTCGTCGTCACCCTGCTGCTCGGCGGCATCCTGATCGCCCTCAAGGTGAAGGGCGCGATCCTCATCGCCCTCGTCGCCGGCACCGTCGTCGCCGCGATCGTGAACATCTTCACCCCCGTGGCGGACTTCGGCCTCGCGGCGGGCATCTTCGCTCTCCCCGACCTGAGCCTCGTCGGCGCCGTGGACTTCGGCTTCGACCTCGGCAAGGTCGGCTTCGTCGCGCTGCTGATGTTCGTGTTCACCCTCGTGTTCACCAACTTCTTCGACGCCATGGGCACCATGACCGGTCTCGCCAAGGAGGCTGAGCTGGCCGACGAGAAGGGCGACTTCCCGCGCATCAAGTCGGCGCTCATCGTCGAGGGCGTCGGCGCCGTCGTCGGTGGCGCGACCTCGTCGTCGTCGGCGACCGTCTTCGTCGAGTCCGGCTCGGGCATCGGCGAGGGCGCCCGCACGGGTCTGGCGAACGTCGTCACCGGTGTACTCTTCCTGCTCGCGATGTTCGTGACCCCCGTCACCGGCCTCGTCCCCGGCTTCATCGCCGCGGCCGCTCTGGTGCTCGTCGGTGCGATGATGCTCGCCCAGATCAAGAACATCGACTTCAGCGACTTCAACGTGCTGCTCCCGGTGTTCCTCACGGCGACCGTCATGCCGATGACCTACTCGATCGCGAACGGCATCGGCGCGGGCTTCGTCAGCTGGGTCGTCGTCAACGCGCTCAGCGGCAAGGCCAAGACGGTGCACCCGCTGCTGTGGGTCGTCGCGGCGGGCTTCGTGCTCTACTTCGCGCGCGGACCGATCGAAGCGCTCATCGCGTAA
- a CDS encoding ABC transporter ATP-binding protein, whose protein sequence is MRLLPFVRPYLARTIVSFFVYIALVLVALGVPIALQWIVDGPLADGDAAAVWPAAGVVLLLGIAEGVLMVLRRSLVLTPSTHIEAGIRNTLYAKLQDLPVSFHDRWQSGQLLSRAMGDLSIIRRWFAFGIVLLVGNVVVIILGFTILFTWSWQLALIFIITSIPMWFVSFRFEKRYSIVSRRAQDQQGDLATAVEESVHGIRVLKAFGRGKHSLQAFLQQAEELRGTELAKAKAVAQLWLWLLMIPDTAFALSLLGGVWLAATGELSVGALVAFFSAAAVMRWPIESIGWLLQMTFEARTAVERLFEVLDEPNPITDPATPSTPAEARGRLVFDHAHFRYQDSPDGVPDLLDDIQLALEPGETMALVGLTGSGKTTLTALTTRLYDVTGGRILLDGVDIRDLTRDELRARIAMAFEEATLFSASVRDNVLIGRPELEPGSPEAEAVLAEALEIAQADFVERLPLGADTTIGEEGMSLSGGQRQRVALARAVAARPSVLVLDDPLSALDVDTEARVEAGLRSVLADTTALIVAHRPSTVMLADRVALLQDGRITDVGTHSELLARNEHYRYVISSLDDDRTIEEVRA, encoded by the coding sequence ATGCGGCTCCTGCCGTTCGTGCGCCCCTACCTGGCACGCACGATCGTGAGCTTCTTCGTCTACATCGCGCTCGTCCTCGTGGCGCTCGGCGTGCCGATCGCGCTCCAGTGGATCGTCGACGGACCGCTCGCCGACGGCGACGCCGCCGCCGTGTGGCCCGCGGCGGGCGTCGTTCTGCTGCTCGGCATCGCCGAGGGTGTGCTCATGGTGCTGCGACGCAGCCTCGTGCTGACGCCCTCGACCCACATCGAGGCGGGCATCCGCAACACCCTGTACGCGAAGCTGCAGGACCTGCCTGTCTCGTTCCACGATCGGTGGCAGTCGGGCCAGCTGCTCTCGCGCGCGATGGGCGACCTCTCCATCATCCGGCGCTGGTTCGCGTTCGGCATCGTGCTGCTCGTCGGCAATGTCGTCGTGATCATCCTGGGGTTCACGATCCTCTTCACGTGGTCGTGGCAGCTCGCCCTCATCTTCATCATCACGTCCATCCCGATGTGGTTCGTGAGCTTCCGCTTCGAGAAGCGCTACTCGATCGTGTCCCGCCGCGCCCAGGATCAGCAGGGCGACCTCGCGACCGCGGTCGAGGAGTCGGTGCACGGCATCCGCGTGCTGAAGGCGTTCGGACGCGGCAAGCACAGCCTCCAGGCGTTCCTGCAGCAGGCGGAGGAGCTGCGCGGCACGGAGCTTGCGAAGGCGAAGGCTGTGGCGCAGCTGTGGCTGTGGCTGCTCATGATCCCCGACACGGCGTTCGCTCTGTCGCTGCTGGGCGGTGTGTGGCTCGCTGCCACCGGTGAGCTGAGCGTCGGCGCGCTCGTGGCGTTCTTCTCGGCGGCTGCGGTGATGCGCTGGCCGATCGAGTCCATCGGATGGCTGCTGCAGATGACCTTCGAGGCGCGCACCGCTGTGGAGCGGCTCTTCGAGGTGCTCGACGAGCCGAACCCGATCACGGATCCTGCGACGCCGTCGACGCCCGCCGAGGCACGCGGACGCCTCGTGTTCGATCACGCGCACTTCCGCTACCAGGACTCGCCCGATGGCGTGCCGGACCTGCTCGACGACATCCAGCTCGCGCTCGAACCCGGTGAGACGATGGCGCTCGTGGGCCTCACCGGCTCCGGCAAGACCACCCTCACCGCGCTCACGACGCGGCTCTACGACGTCACAGGCGGCCGCATTCTGCTCGACGGTGTCGACATCCGCGACCTCACGCGCGACGAGCTGCGCGCGCGCATCGCGATGGCGTTCGAGGAGGCGACGCTCTTCTCGGCATCCGTGCGCGACAACGTGCTCATCGGCCGCCCCGAGCTCGAGCCCGGTTCCCCCGAGGCTGAGGCGGTGCTCGCCGAGGCGCTCGAGATCGCGCAGGCGGACTTCGTCGAGCGCCTGCCGTTGGGCGCCGATACCACGATCGGGGAGGAGGGCATGAGCCTCTCGGGTGGGCAGCGCCAGCGCGTCGCGCTCGCGCGTGCCGTCGCTGCACGCCCCTCGGTGCTCGTGCTCGACGATCCGCTCTCGGCGCTCGATGTCGATACGGAGGCGCGCGTCGAAGCGGGGCTGCGCAGCGTGCTCGCCGACACGACGGCGCTCATCGTCGCGCACCGTCCGTCGACCGTCATGCTCGCCGACCGCGTTGCACTGCTGCAGGACGGCCGCATCACCGATGTCGGCACCCACAGCGAGCTGCTCGCGCGCAACGAGCACTACCGCTACGTCATCTCGTCGCTCGACGACGACCGCACGATCGAGGAGGTGCGCGCATGA
- a CDS encoding ABC transporter ATP-binding protein, with protein sequence MTAVIEGVEGEDRQDYTRAENKVIRARALKLLGSLLRPLKTRVIWSFVVIAVSTALQTAGPALIALGIDVGLPAIVERSDAMPLIGIVALYLTAAVVGAVLMWQYTMLSARLSQAFLFDLRGRIFRHSQLLSLEFHESYTSGRIIARQTNDLDSIRELLDSGLQGLIRGILYMAFIAIALVIIDPVTALIVACSLPVLFALTRWFQVASQKAFRATRVHSARVIVKFVETMTGMRAVKAFRAEKRNEREFGELVENYRDANARAIRVFSIFDPALVVVGNIVVAAVLLVGGLRVVDGGLAIGVLLAALMYARRFYDPMEEMAQFYNSYQSAFAALEKISGVLDENPSVPEPAKPVDLWEAKGELEFDGVEFAYNADRVVLPEFDLHIPAGQTIALVGSTGAGKSTLAKLVARFYDPSSGSVLLDGIDMRTVHPKDLRRAVVMVTQEAYLFSGSVADNIALGKPGASRDEIIASAKAVGAHEFIEALPGGYDTDVNKRGGRVSAGQRQLLSFARAFIADPAVLILDEATASLDIPSERLVQEGLTTLLADRTAIVIAHRLSTVSIADRVLVMEHGRIVEDGTPSDLIAGTGRFAALHKAWRDSLV encoded by the coding sequence ATGACCGCCGTCATCGAGGGCGTCGAAGGCGAAGACCGCCAGGATTACACTCGCGCCGAGAACAAGGTCATCCGCGCCCGCGCGCTGAAACTGCTCGGATCGCTTCTGCGCCCCCTCAAGACGCGCGTCATCTGGTCGTTCGTCGTCATCGCGGTGAGCACGGCTCTGCAGACCGCGGGGCCCGCTCTCATCGCGCTCGGAATCGATGTGGGCCTTCCCGCGATCGTCGAACGCTCGGATGCGATGCCGCTCATCGGCATCGTGGCGCTCTATCTGACCGCGGCTGTCGTGGGCGCGGTGCTCATGTGGCAGTACACGATGCTGTCGGCGCGGCTCAGCCAGGCCTTCCTGTTCGACCTGCGCGGGCGCATCTTCCGCCACTCGCAGCTGCTGAGCCTCGAGTTCCACGAGAGCTACACCTCGGGCCGCATCATCGCGCGGCAGACGAACGACCTCGACTCGATCCGCGAGCTGCTCGACTCGGGACTGCAGGGTCTCATCCGCGGCATCCTCTACATGGCGTTCATCGCGATAGCGCTCGTCATCATCGACCCCGTCACGGCGCTCATCGTCGCGTGCTCGCTGCCTGTCCTGTTCGCGCTCACTCGCTGGTTCCAGGTGGCGTCGCAGAAGGCGTTCCGCGCCACGCGCGTGCACTCGGCGCGCGTCATCGTGAAGTTCGTGGAGACGATGACCGGCATGCGCGCCGTCAAGGCGTTCCGTGCGGAGAAACGCAACGAGCGGGAGTTCGGCGAGCTTGTCGAGAACTACCGCGACGCCAACGCCCGAGCGATCCGCGTGTTCAGCATCTTCGACCCGGCTCTCGTCGTGGTCGGCAACATCGTCGTCGCGGCGGTGCTCCTCGTGGGCGGGCTGCGGGTGGTCGACGGCGGGCTGGCGATCGGCGTGCTGCTCGCGGCCCTCATGTACGCGCGCCGCTTCTACGACCCGATGGAGGAGATGGCGCAGTTCTACAACTCGTACCAGTCGGCGTTCGCTGCGCTCGAGAAGATCTCCGGCGTGCTCGACGAGAACCCGAGTGTTCCCGAGCCCGCCAAGCCGGTCGATCTGTGGGAGGCGAAGGGCGAGCTCGAGTTCGACGGCGTCGAGTTCGCGTACAACGCCGACCGGGTCGTGTTGCCCGAGTTCGACCTGCACATCCCCGCGGGGCAGACGATCGCGCTCGTCGGATCGACGGGGGCAGGCAAGTCGACGCTCGCCAAGCTCGTCGCGCGGTTCTACGACCCGAGCTCCGGCTCGGTGCTGCTCGATGGCATCGACATGCGCACCGTGCACCCCAAGGATCTGCGCCGCGCGGTGGTCATGGTCACCCAGGAGGCGTACCTGTTCTCGGGTTCGGTCGCCGACAACATCGCCCTCGGCAAGCCGGGAGCGAGCCGCGACGAGATCATCGCCTCGGCGAAGGCGGTGGGCGCGCACGAGTTCATCGAGGCGCTTCCGGGCGGCTATGACACGGATGTCAACAAGCGCGGCGGACGCGTGTCGGCTGGCCAGCGCCAGCTGCTGTCCTTCGCGCGTGCGTTCATCGCCGACCCGGCCGTGCTCATCCTCGATGAGGCGACGGCGTCGCTCGACATCCCGAGTGAGCGCCTCGTGCAGGAGGGGCTCACGACCCTGCTCGCGGATCGCACCGCGATCGTCATCGCGCACCGCCTGTCGACCGTCTCGATCGCCGACCGGGTGCTCGTGATGGAGCACGGGCGCATCGTCGAAGACGGCACCCCCTCCGACCTCATCGCCGGAACCGGACGCTTCGCGGCGCTGCATAAGGCGTGGCGCGACTCGCTCGTGTGA
- a CDS encoding MGMT family protein, producing the protein MPQPGTPDAFVEAVLDIVAAIPEGCALSYGEIAAMLGSHAARQVGRIMAHHGGDVPWWRVVRASGEVAPGHDDAALEHYRREGTPLRWASDGSGFRVDMRRARPRD; encoded by the coding sequence ATGCCGCAGCCGGGAACGCCGGACGCGTTCGTCGAGGCGGTTCTCGATATCGTCGCCGCGATCCCCGAGGGCTGCGCTCTGAGCTACGGCGAGATCGCCGCGATGCTCGGCTCCCACGCCGCCCGGCAGGTGGGGCGGATCATGGCGCACCATGGCGGCGACGTCCCGTGGTGGCGCGTGGTGCGGGCATCCGGCGAGGTCGCGCCGGGGCACGACGACGCGGCACTCGAGCACTACCGTCGCGAGGGAACGCCCCTGCGATGGGCGAGCGATGGATCCGGTTTCCGCGTCGACATGCGCCGCGCACGCCCCCGCGACTGA
- a CDS encoding N-acetyltransferase, with translation MAELRLEELTAQTIVAARNLALKPGQEAFIEPETYVHAEQDLDPAGSWPRVVLDGDDVVVGYVMGTFDPDATEDYLKAALWRVHVEADAQGSGVGRFAVKALAEEARRRGFSQITVVWASGEDGPEEFFKAVGFEVVGETPYGENLGALAL, from the coding sequence ATGGCCGAACTGAGACTCGAAGAGCTGACCGCGCAGACCATCGTCGCGGCGCGCAACCTCGCCCTCAAGCCCGGCCAGGAGGCCTTCATCGAGCCGGAGACCTACGTGCACGCCGAGCAGGATCTCGATCCTGCGGGTTCGTGGCCGCGCGTCGTGCTCGACGGCGACGACGTCGTCGTCGGCTACGTCATGGGCACGTTCGACCCGGACGCCACCGAGGACTACCTGAAGGCCGCGCTCTGGCGCGTGCACGTCGAGGCGGATGCCCAGGGATCCGGCGTCGGACGCTTCGCCGTGAAGGCACTCGCCGAGGAGGCCCGCCGTCGCGGCTTCTCCCAGATCACGGTGGTGTGGGCATCCGGCGAGGATGGCCCCGAGGAGTTCTTCAAGGCTGTCGGCTTCGAGGTCGTCGGCGAGACTCCCTACGGCGAGAACCTCGGCGCACTCGCCCTCTGA
- a CDS encoding NADP-dependent isocitrate dehydrogenase: protein MVEKIKVEGKVVELDGDEMTRIIWQFIKDRLIHPYLDVDLEYYDLGIENRDATDDQVTIDAAHAIQKHGVGVKCATITPDEARVEEFGLKKMWKSPNGTIRNILGGVIFREPIIISNIPRLVPGWNKPIIIGRHAFGDQYRATDFLFEGKGTLTVEFTPEDGSEPLKFEVFQAPGDGIAQVQYNLDASIRDFARASLNYGLARNYPVYLSTKNTILKAYDGRFKDIFQEIFDAEFKEQFDAAGLTYEHRLIDDMVASAMKWEGGYVWACKNYDGDVQSDTVAQGFGSLGLMTSVLATPDGKIVEAEAAHGTVTRHYRQHQAGKPTSTNPIASIFAWTRGLMHRGKLDGNQALITFAETLEDVVIKTVESGKMTKDLALLVGPDQEWQTTEDFLATLDENLKARLA, encoded by the coding sequence GTGGTCGAAAAGATCAAGGTTGAAGGCAAGGTCGTCGAACTCGACGGCGACGAGATGACCCGCATCATCTGGCAGTTCATCAAGGACCGTCTCATCCACCCGTACCTCGATGTGGATCTCGAGTACTACGACCTGGGCATCGAGAACCGCGACGCGACCGACGATCAGGTCACGATCGACGCGGCTCACGCGATCCAGAAGCACGGTGTCGGCGTCAAGTGCGCCACCATCACCCCCGACGAGGCCCGCGTCGAGGAGTTCGGCCTCAAGAAGATGTGGAAGTCGCCCAACGGCACCATCCGCAACATCCTCGGCGGCGTGATCTTCCGCGAGCCGATCATCATCTCGAACATCCCGCGCCTCGTGCCCGGATGGAACAAGCCGATCATCATCGGCCGTCACGCGTTCGGCGACCAGTACCGTGCCACCGACTTCCTCTTCGAGGGCAAGGGCACGCTCACGGTCGAGTTCACCCCCGAAGACGGCAGCGAGCCGCTCAAGTTCGAGGTCTTCCAGGCCCCGGGCGACGGCATCGCGCAGGTGCAGTACAACCTCGACGCCTCGATCCGCGACTTCGCGCGCGCCTCGCTCAACTACGGCCTGGCCCGCAACTACCCGGTGTACCTCTCCACGAAGAACACCATCCTGAAGGCCTACGACGGCCGCTTCAAGGACATCTTCCAGGAGATCTTCGACGCCGAGTTCAAGGAGCAGTTCGACGCCGCGGGCCTCACCTACGAGCACCGCCTCATCGACGACATGGTCGCTTCGGCCATGAAGTGGGAGGGCGGCTACGTCTGGGCCTGCAAGAACTACGACGGCGACGTGCAGTCGGACACCGTCGCGCAGGGCTTCGGCTCGCTCGGTCTCATGACCTCCGTGCTCGCCACCCCGGACGGCAAGATCGTCGAGGCGGAGGCCGCGCACGGCACCGTCACGCGTCACTACCGTCAGCACCAGGCGGGCAAGCCCACCTCCACCAACCCGATCGCCTCGATCTTCGCGTGGACCCGTGGACTCATGCACCGCGGCAAGCTCGACGGCAACCAGGCCCTCATCACGTTCGCCGAGACCCTCGAGGACGTCGTCATCAAGACCGTCGAGTCGGGCAAGATGACCAAGGACCTCGCGCTGCTCGTCGGCCCTGACCAGGAATGGCAGACCACCGAGGACTTCCTCGCGACGCTCGACGAGAACCTCAAGGCGCGTCTGGCGTGA
- a CDS encoding malate dehydrogenase — translation MSDPTANAPVTITVTGAAGQIGYALLFRIASGAMLGDRPVRLRLLEIPQAVAAAEGTAMELADAAFPLLDAVDVFDDAAAAFDGANVGLLVGARPRAAGMERGDLLEANAGIFGPQGRAINDHAADDIRVLVVGNPANTNALIAARHAPDVPSERFTAMTRLDHNRGLAQLAAHLDVGVGRLSRMTVWGNHSSTQVPDPSHVELDGEPVELDPVWVAEQFAPTVATRGAAIIEARGASSAASAASAAIDHMRDWVLGTPGHDWVSVALMSRDEYGVPDGLISSFPARSVAGRWEIVAGLPQSDAVRRGLAASVAELVEERDAVRALGLLP, via the coding sequence ATGAGCGACCCCACGGCGAATGCGCCTGTCACCATCACCGTCACGGGAGCAGCTGGCCAGATCGGCTACGCCCTGCTGTTCCGCATCGCATCCGGTGCGATGCTCGGCGATCGCCCTGTGCGGCTGCGGCTGCTTGAGATCCCGCAGGCCGTCGCGGCGGCGGAGGGCACCGCGATGGAGCTCGCGGATGCGGCGTTCCCGCTCCTCGACGCGGTCGACGTCTTCGACGATGCGGCGGCCGCCTTCGACGGCGCGAACGTGGGGCTGCTCGTCGGTGCCCGGCCGCGTGCGGCGGGCATGGAGCGCGGTGACCTGCTCGAGGCGAACGCGGGCATCTTCGGCCCTCAGGGTCGCGCGATCAACGACCATGCAGCTGACGACATCCGGGTTCTCGTCGTCGGCAACCCCGCCAACACGAACGCCCTCATCGCCGCGCGCCACGCACCGGATGTGCCGTCGGAGCGCTTCACCGCGATGACGCGCCTCGATCACAACCGCGGCCTCGCGCAGCTTGCGGCCCACCTCGACGTGGGCGTCGGCCGGCTCAGCCGGATGACCGTGTGGGGCAACCACTCCTCCACGCAGGTGCCGGATCCGTCGCACGTCGAACTCGACGGGGAGCCGGTGGAGCTCGATCCCGTATGGGTGGCCGAGCAGTTCGCGCCCACGGTCGCCACGCGCGGCGCCGCCATCATCGAGGCGCGCGGCGCCTCGTCTGCCGCATCCGCAGCCTCCGCGGCGATCGATCACATGCGCGACTGGGTGCTCGGCACGCCAGGCCACGACTGGGTGTCGGTCGCCCTCATGAGCCGCGACGAGTACGGCGTACCCGACGGGCTCATCAGCTCGTTCCCCGCGCGCTCGGTCGCGGGGCGCTGGGAGATCGTGGCGGGGCTTCCGCAGTCGGATGCCGTGCGCCGGGGCCTCGCCGCCTCGGTCGCGGAGCTTGTGGAGGAGCGCGACGCGGTGCGTGCGCTCGGGCTGCTGCCGTAG
- a CDS encoding YdeI family protein encodes MSSFAEKPILHFTSPRQWEQFLEDDPPVDGVRLKILKAKATELGITRQEALDVALCFGWIDGQAGAFDDQFSLQAYTPRRSRSPWSQINQEHVARLIAEGRMRPAGQAEIDRAKADGRWDAAYRQKDAPVPAELQAGLDASPAAAAAFAALTAQNRWAFIFRVTHGVKAETRERRARQFVAMLERGETFH; translated from the coding sequence ATGTCGTCGTTCGCCGAGAAGCCGATCCTGCATTTCACCTCGCCTCGGCAGTGGGAGCAGTTCCTCGAGGACGATCCGCCCGTCGACGGCGTGCGACTGAAGATCCTCAAGGCGAAGGCGACCGAGCTCGGGATCACCCGCCAGGAGGCGCTCGATGTGGCGCTGTGCTTCGGGTGGATCGACGGTCAGGCGGGCGCGTTCGACGACCAGTTCAGCCTCCAGGCGTACACGCCGCGCCGCTCGCGCAGCCCCTGGTCGCAGATCAACCAGGAGCATGTGGCTCGTCTCATCGCGGAGGGGCGGATGCGGCCCGCCGGTCAGGCCGAGATCGACCGCGCGAAGGCCGACGGCCGCTGGGATGCCGCCTACCGCCAGAAGGATGCACCCGTACCCGCCGAGCTGCAGGCGGGCCTTGATGCGAGTCCGGCGGCGGCGGCCGCGTTCGCGGCGCTCACCGCGCAGAACCGGTGGGCGTTCATCTTCCGCGTGACCCATGGAGTCAAAGCCGAGACGCGCGAGCGTCGGGCCCGCCAGTTCGTCGCGATGCTGGAACGCGGCGAGACCTTCCACTGA
- a CDS encoding Hsp20/alpha crystallin family protein, producing the protein MNMSFDPFRELDRMASQLLDTRQGPRLMPVDLHRNGDHYVLAADLPGVDPGSIDIDVDGQLLTIRAERTARSDDGIRWISRERPTGSFLRQLTLGQGIDTSAISANYESGVLSVVIPISEKAKPRKISVQTNAKREQLEANAK; encoded by the coding sequence ATGAACATGTCCTTCGACCCGTTTCGCGAGCTCGACCGCATGGCGAGCCAGCTCCTCGACACTCGCCAGGGCCCGCGGCTGATGCCCGTCGACCTGCATCGCAACGGCGACCACTACGTCCTCGCCGCCGACCTGCCGGGTGTCGACCCGGGCAGCATCGACATCGATGTGGACGGTCAGCTGCTCACCATCCGCGCCGAGCGCACCGCCCGCAGCGACGACGGCATCCGCTGGATCAGTCGCGAGCGCCCCACGGGCTCGTTCCTGCGCCAGCTCACCCTCGGCCAGGGCATCGACACCAGCGCCATCTCGGCCAACTACGAGAGCGGCGTGCTGAGCGTCGTCATCCCGATCTCCGAGAAGGCGAAGCCGCGCAAGATCTCGGTGCAGACGAACGCCAAGCGCGAGCAGCTCGAGGCGAACGCGAAGTAG
- a CDS encoding FAD-dependent oxidoreductase encodes MIDRIDRALGRIPMYLLVIAGLTTLGALALALSIAGALAFSPLALLASAAVLLATSWIANEVLARIVRTRPHAPSWIITALLLAFVLEPTLTLDGMLGLAFAAAIAAASKYVLAWRGRHLANPAAVGALAAGLLGVAFPSWWIGTGLLLPLVALFALAILHRTRHLPMGLVYVLVGGAVTTGLMLAFGLDVGTALSFAFASSPLVFAAGFMLSEPLTLPPRRWQRLLVAVVAALLATVPFTLGPLHATPELGLVVAGVIGFAFGQRRGLRLELVDSRMLTPTAWEFRFRARRPLRVEPGQYLEITVPHARPDSAGTRRVFSVASVDGDELTIGVRIRDDASSFKRALRALAPGARVHATGVWGDFTLPRRREARLAFVAAGIGVTPFIAHLRHLAAAGRAGDAVLVYAVRSAAELAYRDEIAASGCAVVLLCPEDPGPLPERWVWAGASELTADVVRSAIPDVTERTVLLSGAPNDVARLRRELRAVGVRRVRTDVFLGY; translated from the coding sequence ATGATCGACCGCATCGACCGCGCGCTCGGGCGCATCCCGATGTACCTGCTCGTGATCGCCGGTCTCACGACCCTCGGCGCGCTCGCGCTCGCGCTGTCGATCGCGGGTGCTCTCGCGTTCTCCCCGCTCGCGCTGCTCGCGAGCGCGGCGGTGCTGCTCGCGACGTCGTGGATCGCGAACGAGGTGCTCGCCCGGATCGTGCGCACGCGTCCGCACGCACCGTCGTGGATCATCACCGCGCTGCTGCTCGCGTTCGTGCTCGAGCCGACGCTCACTCTCGACGGGATGCTCGGTCTCGCCTTCGCCGCTGCGATCGCGGCGGCCTCCAAGTACGTCCTCGCGTGGCGCGGACGCCACCTCGCGAACCCCGCCGCGGTCGGCGCGCTTGCGGCGGGGCTCCTCGGGGTCGCGTTCCCGTCCTGGTGGATCGGCACGGGCCTGCTGCTGCCGCTCGTCGCGCTGTTCGCGCTTGCGATTCTGCACCGCACGCGCCACCTGCCGATGGGTCTCGTCTACGTGCTCGTGGGCGGCGCGGTCACGACGGGTCTCATGCTCGCGTTCGGGTTGGATGTCGGAACGGCGCTGTCGTTCGCGTTCGCCTCCTCGCCGCTCGTCTTCGCGGCGGGCTTCATGCTGAGCGAGCCGCTCACACTCCCCCCGCGGCGCTGGCAGCGACTGCTGGTCGCGGTCGTCGCCGCGCTGCTCGCGACCGTGCCGTTCACCCTCGGGCCGCTCCACGCGACTCCCGAGCTGGGCCTCGTGGTCGCGGGGGTCATCGGGTTCGCGTTCGGTCAGCGGCGCGGGCTGCGTCTCGAGCTCGTGGACTCGCGGATGCTCACACCGACCGCGTGGGAGTTCCGCTTCCGCGCGCGGCGCCCGCTGCGTGTCGAACCCGGCCAGTACCTCGAGATCACGGTGCCGCACGCCCGACCCGATTCGGCGGGCACGCGCCGCGTGTTCTCGGTGGCGTCGGTCGACGGCGATGAGCTCACGATCGGCGTGCGCATCCGCGATGACGCCTCGAGCTTCAAGCGCGCTCTGCGGGCGCTTGCGCCCGGCGCACGGGTGCACGCGACGGGTGTGTGGGGCGACTTCACCCTCCCCCGCCGCCGCGAGGCGCGGCTCGCGTTCGTCGCCGCGGGCATCGGGGTGACGCCGTTCATCGCGCACCTGCGCCACCTCGCGGCGGCGGGCCGTGCCGGGGATGCGGTGCTCGTGTACGCGGTGCGCTCGGCCGCCGAGCTCGCCTACCGCGACGAGATCGCGGCGTCCGGGTGCGCGGTCGTCCTGCTGTGCCCGGAGGATCCGGGTCCGCTCCCCGAGCGCTGGGTGTGGGCGGGCGCATCGGAGCTCACGGCCGACGTGGTGCGCTCGGCGATCCCGGATGTCACGGAGCGCACGGTGCTGCTCTCGGGCGCGCCGAACGACGTGGCGCGACTGCGGCGCGAGCTGCGGGCGGTCGGGGTGCGCCGCGTCCGCACCGACGTGTTCCTCGGCTACTGA